A region of the Microcystis aeruginosa FD4 genome:
GACATTATAGCAAACCAAGGATCGACGGGGAAGGATTATACCTGTAACCCTAAAAATAGTTTTGAAAAGATTGGCAATAATTAAATTTTTTGAGGTGTATCTATGGACGTAATTATTCTGGCGGGTGGGTTAGGAACCAGGTTGCGATCAGTAATCAACACTTTACCAAAACCCATGGCTCCCGTTGCTGACAGGCCTTTTTTAGAATATCTATTAGATTACTTAATCTCTCAAAAAATTACCAACAAATTTTTAGTTTCTGTTGGCTATGAATATCAGAAAATTATCGATCATTTTGGCGATAATTACAAGGAATACGAACTAAATTATCTGATAGAAGATACACCCTTGGGAACTGGAGGAGCGCTTCGGTTGGCACTCAATAAAATTGAAACCGAACAAGCATTAATTGTTAACGGAGATACCTTGTTTAATGTCAATTTATCCGCCCTAATTAATTTACATAATCAAAAGAAATCCCTGATAACCCTTGCTCTGAAGCCGCTAACTGACTTTGAGCGTTATAATAATGTTCTCCTAGACGATGATCAAAAAATTATCGGGTTTGAATCCAAAAAATATCAACATAAGGGCTATATTAATGGTGGCATATATTGTGTAGGGAAAAACATATTATACAGCTTTGATCTGCCATCAAAATTTTCTTTTGAGGACGACTTTCTAAAAGTTCATACCGAGAAAGTTCCCATGTATGGCTTTATTTCTGACGAATATTTTATTGACATAGGCATCCCCCAAGATTACGAAAAAAGTCAGATTGAATTACCTGAACTTTTTAATTCCCGAAATCAGGTTCAACATCGGGATTAAAATACGAGCCGTAAAAGTTGGCAACTTTGGCTAAATTATGGTCTTGATACCATGTATGAGCATTGTCAGCAATTTGCTGAAGTTGACTCAAATCGAGACTAGACAGATTTTCATCAGCTACTAAATAATGTTTATTATTTTCTACTCCATCCGCTTCAGAAGGATTATAACGTGTTAGGACTGGAACCAAACCATGGGCAGCATAAGCAGCAAAGATAGTTGATTTACCTAAACCTCTTGGAAAACGGCTATAATCCAGAAAGCCTGCCCGTGAAGTTAACATCAATTCACTAACCACCTGATTAGGCTGAAATCCCATAGGGATTATCTCTATTCCTTTGAATTGACCTTCTGTGGCACTCAAATCACAGGGATCACCAACATCATAAATGCGTTCAATACCTAAAGCTCGACAGGCTTTTAACAGGTTTTTACTGAATTTTGTATAGACTAGGGGGCGACTGTGCTTGGAACCGAAAACAATAAGGTATGGTGGGCGTTCCTTTAGAGGAAGGATAGATTGAGGTTCACCCATAGTAGAAAAATTTGGTAAGCAAATAACTTAGGTTTTTCCAGTCAATCGTGAAACTATATTTTTAATTCTGGAAGTAGTAGTCACGATTGAATCAGCTAATCTGAAGATTTGATAAGACGTTAATAAAAATCTGAAAGCGGGGAAAATTATCCCTTTTCTTGTGTAAGTTGCGTTGAACTCATGGACTAGGATAATTAATTTAAAGTCTCCAGTTCTCTTGAGATTTTGTAATACTCTCAAGAGCCAATCGGGAACATCGTAGTGTCTACAGTTATAATGTAAGAGAACCCCCAAACAATCTGGAGTTATCAGTGAAGACAAAACACTGGGATCGTCCATATTCTTAATAGATTGATATTTGATCAGGCGGCTTCCTATACCAGTTTCTGCTCTAATCGCTTCAGCTAAAACAACGTTGAAATCTCCATCATGACTGGTAAATGGAACAATTTGGATAATTTGTTTTTGATTGACTGGTTTTGTTGTGTCAAACATAGATTTTTTCACTCAATTGACATACTCCCACCTTCACAGCCTAGCTTGACGGTGGGAGTATGTCAAGAAGTGGATAGGGTGTGTTGATAACTCATGGGAAATAAAAAGAGATTGGTAAAGTATCGCACGATAATTAGTCATGCTTTCCAGAGACTTTTGATTTTGGTCTTGATGCCATTGTATAACTCCTCGAAGACAAGATTCCAGAAATAACCATACTGGGGAAATCGCTTAACCAGTAAAGCATCGGAAGGAAAAAGAATTCTGGGGGTTTTCATGGAATAAGGTCTGACTATATATCTTATTTGACTGGGTTCGGGCATCCAATGGCCGATATACATATCTTTTTGAAAAAACTTCGCTTGCAGAAACAACCCTAAAGCTCTATCAAATCCCCAGAGAGGCAACCAAGTTAAAATTCCTCCTATCCTCATACTGCGGACAAAATCATCTAAGGCTTCTTTCACCAAGGCTGTTTTCCAAATATTATTATTGAAAGGTTCTAGATGATAGCCATGAAAATCTTTTCTTTTGGCGTAGGGCCATAAAGCTAGTCTTAACTCGAAAGGATTATCCAGGGGAGCGATAGGAACTTCCACTAAATCTTGGTATTTATCTTGTCTTTTTCTAGAGATATTTAACTGATTGATAGCGGGTAGCTCTGGCCAGGGAGCTTTAATTCTTTCCTCATCGAGATAATCAATTCCCCCCTTATGGAGACGTAAGAGCCAACTTTGGGGAAAATTATCAAAGTAATCTTTCGCTAAGGCAACCACTTGGGGATGCAAGAAATCATCATCATCGAGAGCCAACACATATTGACCAGAAGCATTGAGAAGACCGACGGCTCTCTGGGCTGTTTCTCCCTGATAAAGACTATGAAAAATTTTGACTCTGGGGTCTTCTACGCAAGGGGTAACTGCCCCGGGAGGATAAACCCAAATAAATTCTACTTCCCCTTGAATTGCCAGAAGTTGTTGCAACCAATATTCGGAAAATTTGCCCAGAGTTGGAGTAACGATTGATAGAATTGGTGAGTTGATCATGATTAGCTGACTATCCCTCTTTTCCTAGTCGATAAAGTACATATTTTTGGGGAACTTCCCTGAGATTGGTAATCACCAGATTCCAAATATATCCATACGGGAGCATTTCACCTTTGTAGGCCCTAAATTAGGTTTTATGTCAAGCTATTTTGAAAGCCTTGCCAGAAGCCAGTTTTAGCGACAGGTATAATTACTCGCTTGCATAAATGAGATGCTCCCTATCCATAAATAAACTAACGATATATTTGCAGGTTGCCTGTACCATTTGAGGGAGCCAGACTTTTTTATCAAAATTTTTAGGATGAGGGCTGTGATGATCTTTTCTTTCGCGCACAAAGCACATCAAATCTAACTTTCTTTTGTCAAAAGGAACGATGGGAATTTCCTTTAAGTAGCCACTTCGATCTGAGCCATCCTGATTTTTGGAGCTTTTATCCCACACAGTTAGTTCTTCTATCCGGGGCAGCGGTTGCCAGGGACTGCTCAGTTCTTTTGTTTCCCCATACTGAAATCGCTGAGTACAGAGTCTCATCACCCAGCTATCTGGAAATCGCTGGAAATACTGTAGAACCATGGTCAAGATATCGGGATGAAGCAACTCATCACAATTAATGGTTAGTGTGTAAGGTGCTGTCGCATTCATTAACCCACTAATTCTTTGAATAATTTCCCCCCGCAAGGGACTGACTATTTGCTGTACCCTAGGGTCGGACGTGGGGTACTTAGGTGCTGCTGGTGGATGAGAGATAAATTCTACTTCTCCCTTGACCTCAGTCAGCCCATTAAACCAGTGGTCAGCAAATCCTTCTCTAGTCGGAATAACAATTGATCGGCTTGGTGTGGACACCTTGTCCATAATAAAAAAATTTTCTCTCTATTTTTTGATGTCATTGTATCATAGTTCTCCGGCAACAAGGAAAATTTCTAGAAGATCGGAAAGCTGAGAGGTCAAGAGTGAGAATTCAAGAGAAATAAAATCGATATTCAATTTGTTTACAATCCTAAAATCTGATTTCTAGGTTTTTTAATCCGGCTCTTCGTTCTTGGAGAGTAAGTGGGTGGGTGGAATTAAATATAAGATGAACGTAGGTTGAGCTTCGGCCGTGAGCTTTTGCCGAACGGTTGAAGCATGAAACCCAACGCCCGCTCATGTTACGAAGTGCGCTAACCCATCCTACAAATAATTGTGCCTCCCTACTTACGAAGTTTAGAATGGGAAATCGAGTAACGGTTATGCGGCTAAGTCCAGCAGATCAGGATTGGGGATGGGGTCGGGTTTGGCGGCGAGTAATTTAGGCAAAAGTAGACTGGGTGGGCTTTGCGGGAAAAAGGCTTGGGCGAGGGTGTTGCAGGGCGAGTAGAGCAATCCGCTCGCTGGGGAAGCCATGGCAGGGAAGAGTGCTCCCCCAGCGAAGTGTACCCAAATGGTCTTAGGCAATTCTCAACTGAGAACTTGGAGTAAACCAAGGGCAAGGGCATTGAGAGTAACAAAACGTTCAAAGGCTTCGACTTTAGCCAAAATTTGAGCCTGAACATCCTGGTGATAGTCAGATTTCCCCCGGCAAGAACTTCGGCTCTCTTGGGTTTGGTGGGTAAAATGTATGCTAAGATACAGTCCTGCTGGCGAGGGAGTGGAAGGAACCACACCAGACACAGAGGACACAAAGATTGATCGCTTCTATGGTAAGTTAAGCTGATCACACAAAGAATAAGAGAGCCGAACTTCGCACTGTCCAGTACTCTAGAAGAGCCAAAAGTAAAAAGGAAAAAAACGGAGATAGGAGTGGGAAAATTAACACTGATCACTGATAACTGATAACTGATAATCCTGTGGCTGTTTTAAAAGATAATCGGGCTACCGTCCAAAAAGTTCTCTGGATCACCCTGCTGCTGAACATTTTGGTTATGGCGATCAAAGCGGTGGTGGGTTTGAGGATTGGTTCTTTAAGTCTACAAGCGGATGCTCTCCATAGTGTCACCGATAGTGCTAACAATGTCTTGGGATTGGTAGCGATGCGGTTTTCCTCTCCCTATCCCGATCGAGATCATCCCTACGGACATCTGAAATACGAAGCGATCGGAGCTTTAGCGATCGCCGCCTTTTTGGGGATTGCCTGTTTTGAAATCTTGCAAGGGGCGATCATGCGTATTATCAAAGGAGGAAAACCCGTCGAGATTGCTGGTCCTGAGTTATGGCTATTAATTATCGTTTTAGGGGTGAATATTTTTGTTACTTATTATGAAAGATCGGTGGGGCAGCGTGTCGGTAGTGCGATTTTGATTGCCGATGCTCGTCATACCATGAGTGATGTGTGGGTGACAATTACGGTTTTATTGGGTTTAGTGGGGGTTTGGGTGGGTAATACGGCTAATATTCCCCAATTACAATGGTTAGATGCGATTTTGTCCTTTCCCGTCGCTTTTTTGGTGTTTAGCAGTGGTTGGAAAGTCCTCAAGGAGAATTTACCTTTGTTAGTGGATGAAATGGCGATCGCTCCTGAAGTGCTTCATCAAATTGTGATGGAGGTGCCGGGGGTGCTTAATTGTCATGCGATCGCATCTCGGGGAGTGGTGGGAAGACAGGTATTTATAGAAATGCACCTAGTTGTCTCCGCTGAAGATGTGGAAACTGCTCACGCAATCACGGAAGCGGTAGAAGCAAGATTAACCCAACAATTTAGCCCTGTGAGAATTTTAATTCACGTTGAACCGCCGGATTATCGTTCCGATCAGATCACTTTTGATGAAGAAGTGTGAAGCAAAAAGGCCTAAAATAAGTAGCAAACTTTTGCTAGAGGTGGCCATGACGACAGAAAATCAAGCTAGAAGCATAGTAATTACTGGTGGAGCAGGATTTATCGGCTCGAATTTTGTTCATCATTGGTGCGAGAATTATCCTGAGGATCGTGTAATTGTTCTTGATGCTCTTACCTACGCGGGCAATTTGAATAATTTAGCGACACTGAAAGATAGAAAGAATTTCCGTTTTCTGCAAGGGGATATCTGCGATCGAGCTTTAGTTGATGAATTATTTACCAGTGAAAATATCGATACAGTTGCCCATTTTGCCGCCGAATCCCATGTGGATCGATCGATTCTTGGTCCTGGAGCTTTTGTGCAAACTAATATGGTGGGAACTTTTACTCTATTAGAAAGTTTTCGGCAACATTGGTTAAGTAATCATCAACCGGATAACTATCGTTTTCTGCACGTTTCCACCGATGAGGTTTATGGCAGTTTAGGAGTAGATGATCCAGCTTTTACCGAAACTACTCCCTATGCTCCTAATAGTCCCTATTCTGCCTCAAAAGCGGGGAGTGATCATCTAGCGAGAGCTTATTTTCATACCTACGGAATGCCGACAATTATTACTAATTGCTCTAATAATTATGGTTCCTATCATTTTCCCGAAAAGTTAATTCCTTTGATGTGTATTAATATTCTTTTGGGTAAACCTTTACCCGTTTATGGTGATGGTAAAAATGTTCGGGACTGGTTATATGTTCGGGATCATTGTCAAGCATTAGATACAGTTATTCACAAAGGAAAAGCGGGAGAAACCTATAATATTGGCGGAAATAACGAGGTAAAAAATATCGATTTAGTCAGGATGTTATGTGAGTTAATGGATGAATTAGCTCCCGATTTACCCGTGAAACCTGCTCGGAATTTAATTACTTTTGTTAAGGATCGCCCCGGCCATGATCGCCGGTATGCTATTGATGCGAGTAAAATTCGCACCGAATTAGGTTGGCAACCTCAGGAAACCGTAGAGGGGGGATTAAGAAAAACCATTCAATGGTATCTTGATAATCGCGATTGGTGGCAACCTTTGTTATCCAAAGAATATCAGGAGTATTATGATAAAGTTTACGGTTAGAGAAGGGTAAAAACTTTAATCTTAATTTTAGGTGTGTTAGCCAAAACTAACACACTTTAGCTAGATTAATATTTAAATTCTCAGTGATTAAGATCACAGGAAAATCTCAAAAAAATAGTTAGGTTTGAGAGATAATAGGATCAGAGCAGACTAAGACTGGCAATCTTTACTTTTTATTAGCAGCAACCATGGCTTATAAAAGAAATTATCGCCGCCGCAAGAATCGGCAATCGGGAAGGACAATTCCAGGGATTTTCATCTTTTTAGTTTTAATGTCCGTTGGGATGGCATTTAAAAACCAAAGTTCTCAACTGCTCAGGAATTTTCAATCATTTAAACCAGCAAATGATTTAATTTCTAATACTAAGAATCTGCAACTTTCTCAGCCAATTATTTCGGGGAATAATCCCCAAGTTAGACAGGGAAATTATCAAGATATTGATCGTCTAGCTCGCAGCATCAATTACCAAGGAAATTCTCTATCAGAATTAGCAACAATTCTATCTAAATATGCCAAAACAGAAGCAGAAAAAGCCCGCATTATTTACGTTTGGATTACCCATAATATTACCTACGATGTGGCAAGTTTTTTAAGGAGTAATTACGGTGATGCCAGTCCTTATACTGTCCTCAAAAATCGTTTTGCTGTCTGTTCAGGTTATGCCAATCTTTATCAAGCTTTAGCAGAAAAAATGGGATTAAAATCAGCAGTTGTTATCGGTTATGCTAAAGGATTAGGCTATCTAGTGGGCAATGCTAGTGATGCTAACCATGCTTGGAATACTGTCAGAATTAATAATGCTTGGTATCTAATTGATGCAACTTGGGGTGCGGGAGTAGTCAATAACAATCAATTTCAACGGCAATTTAATCCTCATTATTTTGCTACTCCACCCGCACAATTAATTTATAGTCATTTCCCCGAACAAACTCAGTGGCAATTATTACCGAAAGTTTATAGAAAACAACAATTTGATTCTTGGCCGATTGTGACATCACAATTTTTTCGAGATGGCATAAAATTAGTCAATCACAATAGTTATAATATCCAGTCTTCAGGAATAACAGAAGTTATTTTACAAGTTTCTCCTCACACCCATATTTATGCTCAATTGCAGCAAAATAATTTACCTATAAATAGCCATTTACCCTTAATTCAAAGAGTCAATGGACAAGCAACAATTAAAGTTTCCTTTCCCCAAGCTGGAAGTTATGATTTGATGGTTTTCTCTAAAAATAAATCCGATAAAAATAACTTTAATCATGCTTTATCTTATCGAATTACCAGTAGTGCTAAGGGTGTTTCTATACCGAAAACATATGCTACTTTTGAAGAAAATAATGCCTATCTTTATAGTCCCACAATAGCCAAATTAACTAAGAATCAATTGGTAAATTTTAAAATTGAAGTACCTAATGCTTTAGATGTGGTTATCATTGATCAATCATCGGGTAACTGGACTCCTTTAACTAAGTCAGGGAATTTATTTTTCGGTAATGTTAAAGTTGGTTCAGGAAATATAACCATCGCTGGCAAGTTTACGGAGGGTAATAACTACGCTAGTTTAGTTGAGTACGAGTAATTTATCTTTGAGTCATTAAGGAGCAAAAGAATGAATCTTGATACTTTTAACAACTCTCAGAAAATCCTTATCGAAGATGATAATAGTTTACTGATGTTTGAAAATAAAGAAATTATTTTGGTTGATCAATTCAAAAATCAAATAATTGAAGAATTAGAAGACTATATTTCTGACTTCGTTCTCGATGGTTTAATGTTAAAATCGAAAAGTTACATTTGTGGTCAGATAGCTAAACTAGATTGGGTTTATTATCCGAGAGATGGACAAATATTAAATCTATTAATTTTAGGAGAAAAACAATGGAGACAAGGTAAAATTAAAGTTTATGGTCAATGTGACTTTTCTCCTATTTTAGAAAAATTAGCCCATCAAGAATATGACTACTCGCAATTATTACAAATATTAAAAGAGCAAGGCTTTAAAAATTTCAATGAAACTCGTCAAATAAAAATTACCCTAGAGTTTATTCCTAAAAATAGCCCATTGGAACAAGAACCAGAATCACCCCTAGAGTAAATTTGTATGTTATTATGATTGAATAGGGAATAATTAAGGAGCAAAAGAATGAATCTTGATACTTTTAACAACTCTCGGAAAATTATTATCGAAGATGATAATAGTGTATTGATGTTTGAAAATGAAGAAGTTATTTTAGTGAGAAAATTTAGGGAAAAATCCAAGAAGATTTTTTGAAGTATATCGGCAAATATACTTCCTATGGAAGACTAAGAACAAATATATCAGACCGTTCTTCTACATTTGGTCAAATTAATAAAATTGAATGGTTTCATTATCCGAGTGAAGGGAAGGATTGTAAAGTATTAATACTGGGGGAGAAAGACTGGAGAACAGGAAAAGTTAAAACTTCTGGAGAATGTACTTTTTCTAGTGTTTTAGAAAAACTTTCAAAAAGTCCGTATATACATTGTAATTCTAGTGAATATGATATTTTATTTAAAGAAATCAGAAATCAAGGCTTTAACGATTTCAATGAAACTCGTCAAATAAAAATCACCCTAGAATTTATTCCCGAAAATAGACTACTGGAACCAGAATCACCCCTAGAGGAGATTCGGCAAATGCTGCGAGAAAATCCCGAAAAAACTAACTTCAATTCCTGAAAACCTAATTAGGGTTTGCTGAAAAAGTACGGGCGAAGCATTCGGATAGAAAATCTACGGTTTCACCGATAGGTTATTGCCCGAATGCTTCGCCCCTACAGGACGCGGGCCGATGAAGATGCAAGGTTTTGAACCACGATTCTCTCAAAATCTTGCACCTGTTTCGCTCGTAAAGCCCCAAAACCCTTACTTTGCATACATTTCACATTTATTCAGCCAGCCCTAATTAGGTAATGAGGAAAATAAATTAAAGCAATCTCCTGTCTCCTGCTGTAATTATCATGGCAAAAACTCCGAGAATACCGATTCCGATCGAAGTGAGAAAATATGTTTATCAAAGGGATAATTATCAATGTCAGAGTTGCGGTAAACCCGAAAAATTGTCCCAACTTTCCATAGATCATATAATTCCCTTAGCTTTAGGTGGCAGTAACGACATTAGTAACCTGCAAACCCTTTGTTTATCCTGTAATCGCCGCAAAAAAGACCATTTAGACCCGCGCTTTCGGCGTTATTTTCAATGAATATGCAATGGCTGCCGACCGGTTCCCTCGATCGCCACTTGTGGAAATACCGCCAGGATGAGTTAGAATCGGAAAGGAGAATTTTTGAGTAACCATGATCAAATTACGTCTAAAACGCTTTGGTAAAAAACGCGAAGCCAGTTATCGTATCGTTGCGGCCGTTAGCACCAGTCGTCGCGATGGTCGTCCCCTAGAGGAATTAGGATTTTACAATCCCCGCACCGATGAAGTGCGTCTGGATGAAGAAGGAATCATCCGACGCTTACAACAAGGAGCGCAACCGACGGACACCGTGCGCGGCATTCTCACCAAACAGAAAATTTTCGAGAAAATCAATGCCTAGTACCCCCAATTATCTCGAACTGGTGAAATTTATTATCGAGCCGTTTTTGGAAGAGCCGGCCAGTCTGAGATTGGATATCGAGCGCTGTAAGGAAAATCAACGTCTTTGGGTGCGTGTAGCCTTCGATGATGCCGATAAAGGCAAAGTTTACGGCCGGGGAGGACGCAATTTACAGGCGATTAGAACTACCCTAGAAATGGCGGCCGCGAGTGCGGGTCGCTCTCTTTATCTAGAAGTCTATGCGGCCGAAAATGAAGGCGAACAGCGCCGCACCCGTCGTTCTAATGGTAACTTTGAAGGTACGGAAAGAAGACCGAGCAATCGACGACCACCCGCACCCCGGCAGCTCAACAACTAACGAGCGATTTTAGGAAAACAGGGAAGGGGTTTCATCCTCGACCCTCTCCAGTTGCTCTAATTGCTGCCAAACTTTGGCGAGTAGAGTGGTTAATCCGGCTCCTGTTACGGCGGAAATAGTCAAAATCTCGGCATTGGTTATTTTAGCAAACTGCTTTTGATAGTTATCTATCGTTTCCTCGTCCACAGCATCAATTTTGTTGAAAACCAGTATTTGCGATCGCTTTTCTAAGCCTCGACCATAGGCGGCCAATTCTCCTTGGATAATTTGATAATCGGCGATCGGGTCTTCTGCTGTCAAGGAGACAAGATGAATTAACAGGCGCGTGCGTTCGATATGGCGTAAAAATTCGTGTCCTAGGCCGATTCCTCGGTGCGCTCCCTCGATTAATCCAGGAATATCGGCGAATACCGTCCCGTCTCCTGTGGGTTTGCGTACCACTCCCAAGTTAGGGATAAGAGTCGTAAAGGGATAATCGGCGATTTTGGGACGAGCAGAGGAAACAGCCGAGATTAGGGTTGATTTTCCCGCATTGGGCAGCCCGATCAGTCCTACTTCCGCTAATAACTTCAATTCTAGGCGTAAATGGCGTTTTTCTCCGTCTAAACCGGGTAAAGCGTATTCGGGTGCGCGGTTATTATTGCTTAAAAAGTGGCGGTTGCCTAATCCCCCTTTTCCCCCGGCAGCCACGATTAAAGTCTGTTCGGGAGTGACCAAATCGCCGATAATTGCCTCGCTATCGAGATCGTAAACCACTGTACCACAGGGAACTTTAATAATGCGATCGCTACCGTTGGCTCCGGTGCAGTTGTTCGGACCGCCCCGTTTACCGTCATCGGCCTTAAAATAGCGACTATACTGGAAATCTAGCAGGGTTTGCAGGTTCTGAGTGGCCACAAAAATCACCGAACCACCTTTTCCCCC
Encoded here:
- a CDS encoding nucleotidyltransferase family protein — encoded protein: MDVIILAGGLGTRLRSVINTLPKPMAPVADRPFLEYLLDYLISQKITNKFLVSVGYEYQKIIDHFGDNYKEYELNYLIEDTPLGTGGALRLALNKIETEQALIVNGDTLFNVNLSALINLHNQKKSLITLALKPLTDFERYNNVLLDDDQKIIGFESKKYQHKGYINGGIYCVGKNILYSFDLPSKFSFEDDFLKVHTEKVPMYGFISDEYFIDIGIPQDYEKSQIELPELFNSRNQVQHRD
- a CDS encoding glycosyltransferase family 2 protein; its protein translation is MINSPILSIVTPTLGKFSEYWLQQLLAIQGEVEFIWVYPPGAVTPCVEDPRVKIFHSLYQGETAQRAVGLLNASGQYVLALDDDDFLHPQVVALAKDYFDNFPQSWLLRLHKGGIDYLDEERIKAPWPELPAINQLNISRKRQDKYQDLVEVPIAPLDNPFELRLALWPYAKRKDFHGYHLEPFNNNIWKTALVKEALDDFVRSMRIGGILTWLPLWGFDRALGLFLQAKFFQKDMYIGHWMPEPSQIRYIVRPYSMKTPRILFPSDALLVKRFPQYGYFWNLVFEELYNGIKTKIKSLWKA
- a CDS encoding cation diffusion facilitator family transporter — translated: MAVLKDNRATVQKVLWITLLLNILVMAIKAVVGLRIGSLSLQADALHSVTDSANNVLGLVAMRFSSPYPDRDHPYGHLKYEAIGALAIAAFLGIACFEILQGAIMRIIKGGKPVEIAGPELWLLIIVLGVNIFVTYYERSVGQRVGSAILIADARHTMSDVWVTITVLLGLVGVWVGNTANIPQLQWLDAILSFPVAFLVFSSGWKVLKENLPLLVDEMAIAPEVLHQIVMEVPGVLNCHAIASRGVVGRQVFIEMHLVVSAEDVETAHAITEAVEARLTQQFSPVRILIHVEPPDYRSDQITFDEEV
- the rfbB gene encoding dTDP-glucose 4,6-dehydratase produces the protein MTTENQARSIVITGGAGFIGSNFVHHWCENYPEDRVIVLDALTYAGNLNNLATLKDRKNFRFLQGDICDRALVDELFTSENIDTVAHFAAESHVDRSILGPGAFVQTNMVGTFTLLESFRQHWLSNHQPDNYRFLHVSTDEVYGSLGVDDPAFTETTPYAPNSPYSASKAGSDHLARAYFHTYGMPTIITNCSNNYGSYHFPEKLIPLMCINILLGKPLPVYGDGKNVRDWLYVRDHCQALDTVIHKGKAGETYNIGGNNEVKNIDLVRMLCELMDELAPDLPVKPARNLITFVKDRPGHDRRYAIDASKIRTELGWQPQETVEGGLRKTIQWYLDNRDWWQPLLSKEYQEYYDKVYG
- a CDS encoding transglutaminase domain-containing protein, whose product is MAYKRNYRRRKNRQSGRTIPGIFIFLVLMSVGMAFKNQSSQLLRNFQSFKPANDLISNTKNLQLSQPIISGNNPQVRQGNYQDIDRLARSINYQGNSLSELATILSKYAKTEAEKARIIYVWITHNITYDVASFLRSNYGDASPYTVLKNRFAVCSGYANLYQALAEKMGLKSAVVIGYAKGLGYLVGNASDANHAWNTVRINNAWYLIDATWGAGVVNNNQFQRQFNPHYFATPPAQLIYSHFPEQTQWQLLPKVYRKQQFDSWPIVTSQFFRDGIKLVNHNSYNIQSSGITEVILQVSPHTHIYAQLQQNNLPINSHLPLIQRVNGQATIKVSFPQAGSYDLMVFSKNKSDKNNFNHALSYRITSSAKGVSIPKTYATFEENNAYLYSPTIAKLTKNQLVNFKIEVPNALDVVIIDQSSGNWTPLTKSGNLFFGNVKVGSGNITIAGKFTEGNNYASLVEYE
- a CDS encoding KGK domain protein, whose product is MNLDTFNNSQKILIEDDNSLLMFENKEIILVDQFKNQIIEELEDYISDFVLDGLMLKSKSYICGQIAKLDWVYYPRDGQILNLLILGEKQWRQGKIKVYGQCDFSPILEKLAHQEYDYSQLLQILKEQGFKNFNETRQIKITLEFIPKNSPLEQEPESPLE
- a CDS encoding KGK domain-containing protein encodes the protein MKYIGKYTSYGRLRTNISDRSSTFGQINKIEWFHYPSEGKDCKVLILGEKDWRTGKVKTSGECTFSSVLEKLSKSPYIHCNSSEYDILFKEIRNQGFNDFNETRQIKITLEFIPENRLLEPESPLEEIRQMLRENPEKTNFNS
- a CDS encoding HNH endonuclease, which gives rise to MAKTPRIPIPIEVRKYVYQRDNYQCQSCGKPEKLSQLSIDHIIPLALGGSNDISNLQTLCLSCNRRKKDHLDPRFRRYFQ
- the rpsP gene encoding 30S ribosomal protein S16; amino-acid sequence: MIKLRLKRFGKKREASYRIVAAVSTSRRDGRPLEELGFYNPRTDEVRLDEEGIIRRLQQGAQPTDTVRGILTKQKIFEKINA
- a CDS encoding KH domain-containing protein → MPSTPNYLELVKFIIEPFLEEPASLRLDIERCKENQRLWVRVAFDDADKGKVYGRGGRNLQAIRTTLEMAAASAGRSLYLEVYAAENEGEQRRTRRSNGNFEGTERRPSNRRPPAPRQLNN
- the obgE gene encoding GTPase ObgE, producing the protein MQFIDRAEIEVEGGKGGDGIVAFRREKYVPAGGPAGGNGGKGGSVIFVATQNLQTLLDFQYSRYFKADDGKRGGPNNCTGANGSDRIIKVPCGTVVYDLDSEAIIGDLVTPEQTLIVAAGGKGGLGNRHFLSNNNRAPEYALPGLDGEKRHLRLELKLLAEVGLIGLPNAGKSTLISAVSSARPKIADYPFTTLIPNLGVVRKPTGDGTVFADIPGLIEGAHRGIGLGHEFLRHIERTRLLIHLVSLTAEDPIADYQIIQGELAAYGRGLEKRSQILVFNKIDAVDEETIDNYQKQFAKITNAEILTISAVTGAGLTTLLAKVWQQLEQLERVEDETPSLFS